The genomic segment CGGAATGCCGCCGGCGTGCCGTCGGCGCGGCGGTCCACGCGGATCTCGGGCAGGCGGGCCTGCCGATAGTGCGGCACCACGCCGTCCGCGGCGCTCAGCGATGCGCCGAGCAGCCCGCGCGTATAGGGGTGGGCCGGTTCACGGAACAAGGTCCGGGCAGACTGCTCCTCCACCTTGATGCCGTCGTGCATGACAGCAACGCGATCCGCCCAGCGCGCCACTACGCCGAGGTCGTGCGTGATCAGCAGCATCGCCATGCGCAGTTCGCGCCGGAGCGTATCCAGCAACTCGAGAATCTGCGCCTGCACGGTGACATCGAGCGCGGTGGTCGGCTCATCGGCCACGAGCAGCTTCGGCGTGCAGGCGATCGCCATGGCGATCATCACGCGCTGGCGCTGCCCGCCCGACAACTGGTGGGGAAAGGCATGGAAGCGCCGCTGCGGTTCGGGAATCCGGACCTGGTCCAGCAGTTCGACTGCCCGCGCATGGGCCGCCTGCGCCGATAGCGCGGTATGCAGCCGCAGGGTCTCGATGACCTGCGCGCCGACGCTCAGCACCGGGTTGAGCGAGGTCATCGGCTCCTGGAAGATCATCGACACCGTGTTGCCGCGCAGCGTGGTCATGTCGCGCTCGCTCAGCGTCAGCAGGTCGCGCCCTTCCAGCAGCACGCGCCCGCGCATCTGCGCGGACGCCGGTAGCAGCCGCAGCAGCGCCAGCGCGGTGGTGGACTTGCCACAGCCCGACTCGCCCACGAGCGCGACGGTCTCGCCGGCGCCGACATCAAGGCTCAGGTTCGCGACGGCGGGCCGTGCAGCGTCGGGATAGCGGATGGAAAGCTCCTGCAGGGAAAGCAACGGCTTCATGATGCCTCGGGACAAGTCAGGTGGCGTGGATCTCGGCGGCCAGCAGTTCGGGCTCGACCTGGATCTCCAGCGCTTCATTGAAGCGCGCGAAGAATGCGCACAGCGCCGCGCGCAGCGTCAGCTCCACGACCTGTGCTTCGGTGAAATGCTCGCGCAGCCGCGCTACCACCGTGTCGGTGACGCGTTGCGTCGTGACTTGCGCGGTGTAGTCGCGCACCAGGCGCTCCACGGCATCCAGCCCAGGCACGTCTGGCTCCAGGATCCGTTCTACCGTTTCGGGCGCCACGCCCAGCGCTTCCAGCCTCGGCACGTGATGGCTGATGCAGTAGTGGCACGCGTTCAGCCGCGATGCCGTGACCAGCACGATCTCCAGATGCCTGCGCGTAATCAGTGCGTCGCGTGCGGAATCCAGCAGCAGGCCGAACAGGTGCGCGAGCGCCGGCGGCCGGTGACCGAGCACGCGCAGCATGTTGCCGAACGCACCGTACTCGCGCTCCACGCGTTCGAACGTGGAGCGGGCTTCGCCCTGCAGGGCGTCGGGATCGATGTCGTGAATGCGTGCCAAGACGCTCTCCTGTGAAGTCGGTAGGTTAGGAACGTGGAGGCGAAGGCGTTCAGCGGCCTTCGCGCGGATCGAAGGCGGTGGCCAGACCGTCGCCGAGCAAGTTCAGCGCGAGCACGGTCAGCACGATCGCCAGGCCGGGCAATGCGCACACATACCAGTCCGTGCGCAGCACCTCGCGACCCGCTCCGACCATGTTTCCCCAGCTTGCGACGTTGGGGTCGGCCAGGCCGAGAAACGCCAGGCTCGATTCGGTCAGGATGGCCGTGGCCACCATCAGCGACGCCGACACCAGCACGGGCGTGAGCGTGTTGGGCAGGATGTCTTCGATGATGATGCGGGCGTGGCTGGCGCCCACCGCCTCGCTCGCCAGCACCATGTCGCCGTGGCGCAAGCGCAGCACCTCGGCACGCACCAGCCGCCCGAGCGCGGGCCACGACGTGATCCCGATCGCGAGCGCGATCTTCCACACCGAAGGCTGCACCACCGCTACGATGGCCAGCGCGAACAGGAACGATGGGATCGTCAGGAAAAATGTCGTCAGCGTGCCGAACACGCGGTCGGCGCGGCCACCGTAGTAGCCGGCCGTCACACCGCCCGCGACGCCAAGCACCAGGGCAAGCGCCGTCGAGACGCCCGCGATCAGCAGAGAGGCGCGCGCGCCATGAAACAGGCCTGCGAGGATGTCGCGGCCCAGCATGTCGGAGCCGAGCGGGAATGCGGCATCGCGCCCCGGCCACAGCAGCGGTTCGGTCGCCATCTCGAGCGGGTCGCCGGGAAATACCCAGCCTGCCGACAGCGCGGCAGCGAGAACCACAGCCAGCAGCGCCGCGCCCGCCACGGCGCTGGGCGACGACAGCAGTCGGCGCAGCCGCCGCCGGTCCGCGGGTGGCAGCAGGGGCACAGTGATGTCAGCCGCTGCGCCGTGCGCATCGGACTGGCCCGGCTGCAGAGGCGCCGGAAGGGAGGAAGAAGGCAAAGACAAGCGAATACTCCTGCAAACGCCGGGGCCTCGTCAGGCCAGCCGGATGCGCGGGTCCACCCGCGCGTAGACGGCGTCGATGAGCCAGTTGACCAGCACCACCACCACGGCGCTGCACAGCAGGATGCCGAGCAGCAGGTTGTAGTCGCGCTGGTACAGTGCCTCGAACGCCATCCTGCCGAGTCCGGGCCACGAGAACACCGTCTCCACGAGCACCGCACCGCCGATCACGGAACTGGCCTGCACGCCGACCATCGTCACCAGCGGCAGCAGCGCATTGCGCAGGACATGGCGCGTCAACACGCGGCCGGCCGGGGCGCCCTTGGCCACGGCCGTGCGCACGAAATCCTGCCGCCGCACCTCGATCATGCTGGCGCGCATCAGCCGCACATACACGGCCAGATAGAACAGGCAGAGTGTGGCGGCCGGCAACACCAGGTGTCGCGCCACGTCGGCGGCATACGCCCAGCCCGTGAGCCCGGCTTCCACGGTGAACATGCCGCCCACCGGCAGCCAGTCGAGGCGGACCGAGAACACCAGAACCAGCATCAGGCCGACCCAGAACAGCGGGGTGGCAAAGCACAGCAGCGCTACGGAGGAGATCAGCGTGTCGAGCGCGCGCCCTGCGCGCGCCGCCGCCAGCACGCCAAGGCCCGCACCGATCACCACCGCGAACGCGATGCTCGCGCCCATCAACAGCAGCGTGGCGGGCAGGCGCTGCAGGATCAGGTCCAGCACCGGCATGCCCTGCCGGAACGAATAGCCGAGGTCGAGCTGCGCCAGGTGCCACAGATACTTGCCGAGCTGTATCCACAAGGGCTGGTCAAGCCCGAACTGCGCGCGCAGCGCCGCCAGGTACTCCGGCGTGGCGGCACCCGCCTCCCCGGCCAGCACCTGCGCGGCGTCGCCGGGCGCGAGCCGCAGCAGGAAGAAATTGACCACGGCCATGCCGGCGACGATGCCGGCGAGCTGCAGCAGGCGGCGCCAGGCCATCCGCCACGGCACGCGGGCCAGCCATGCCGGCTTGCATCCAGGCGTGTCGCGCGGGGTCGTGGGCATGGTCATCGCCCGTCGTCAGCGCGCGGCCTGCGCCGCGGCGGCAGCGGGCGTGGTTGCCGTGGCCACAGCCGTGCCCGCCGGCGCCAGCCAGGCGCGCTTGAGCGAGGCATAGACCTGGTCCACGCCGCTGACCGTATCGCGCAGGTTCGACGCCTGCACCGTGAAGAAGCGCAGCTCGAGCAGCGGGATCGACGGCAGGTCGGTCTGCACCACGGACTGGAACTTGCGGAACAGCTCGACGCGCTCGGCCTGGCTCGGCGAGCCCTGTGCCTGGTCGATCAGCCGGTTCGCTTCATCGCCGCGATAGCCCGAGCCGTTCGACCACGGGATATTCTTGCCGACCGTGTCGCTACGATAGGCACGCGTCACGCCAACCAGCGGATCGGCAAAGCCCGCGAACCAGACCACCGCGAGGTCGAAATCGCGATCGCCGTAGACACGCTTGGTATAGGTGGGTGTGTCCTGCGTGCGCACGGTCACGTCGACACCCACGCGCTTGAGCGCCTGCTTGATGTACTCCGCACTGCGCTTGTAGTCGTCGCCATACGGCAGGTAGTCGATCTGGATCTTCAGGCGGTTGCCGTCAGCGCCGCGCTTCAGGCCGGCAGCGTCTAGCAGGGCTTCGGCCCTGGCCGGGTCATACGGATATTTCGGCACGTTGGGGTTGAAGAACTGCCCCAGCGTCGAGACCACCGGGCTCACCGCGGGCTTGCCGAAGCCGAACCAGACCACCTTGTTCAGCGCGTTCAGGTCGATCGCATGGGCCAGCGCCTGGCGCACGCGCACGTCCTTGAAGTACGGCCGGTCAATGTTGACATCCATGAACAACCACGGCGACAGCCATTCGTAGCCGCGCGTTTCCAGTTTCAGCGAAGGCAGTTGCGACAGGCGCTGCGCGTCCTTCAGCGGCACCGGGTTGAACGGCGCGTACTGGACTTCGCCCTTCTCCAGCGCCGCGGCACGCGCGCTGGCATCGGGGATCACCTTGAAGACGATCTTGTCGAGGTACGGTTTGCCCTTGTCCCAGTAGTCGGGGTTGCGCTCGAGCACGATGTAGTTGCCCTTGCTCCATTCCTTGAAGATGAAAGGCCCCGTTCCCACCGGCTTGTTGTTGTACGGGTTGTTGAGGATGTCCGTGCCTTCGTACAGGTGCTTGGGCAGCACCTGCGCGCCGTTGCTGTTCAGCGAGCTGAGCACCGCCAGCGACGGCTCGGAGAAATGCAGCACGACGGTCAGCGCATCGGGCGTATCGACGCGCGTGACCTTGCCGAACAGGATCTGGTTGCGCGGATGCAGCTTCTTCCACACATTCTCAAGCGTCCACTTCACGTCGGCCGACGTGAACGGCTTGCCGTCATGCCACTTCACGTTCGGCCGCAGGTGGAACGTGAGCGTCTTCGAATCCTTCGAAATGTCCCAGCTCTGCGCGAGCGCCGGCCTGAGCTTGAACTCGTTGTCATACTCGATCAGGCCATCGAAGACGTTCGCGCTGAAGAAGCCGGTCGGCGCGGCGGAATTGAGCGCCGAAGTCAGAATCACCGGCTCGGGCTGGATGATGGTCGTGAGCGTACCGCCGGCCCGCGGCGCTTCCGTGGCCGGTGCTGCCGGAGCGGCGTTGGCCGGTGCCGCCAGCATGCCGCCCAGCAGCGGCAGCGACAGCACGACGGGAGCCAGGAACGCGAACGGCCGGAATAGTTGCGAGGGTCGCGATGGCGGGAACGGGTTCTTCATGGTGGTGATGGGCGGAAAGATGGGCCAATGTCTGCAAGGGTGGCCAACTATAGAGACGCCCCCTATCTGCCCGGAACGAACGATTGCGCATGTCCTTATGCGCACGGATCGCCTGTGGATAGAACAAACGCGTCGTTCGCGCGGCGGTCGCGCCGCAGTATCGTCTTGGCACCCACCAGGCTGCGCAAAGCAGGAAAACCATACCTTTGCGGCCCTCGCCATTATCAACGCCATCACCCTCTCCGGAAGCCCATCATGTCCAAGCCCCTGAAGATCGTCGCCGTCAACGGCAGTACCCAGCAACCCTCGCGCACGCTGGCGCTGGTCGATGCGCTGATCGCCGAGCTTGACGCGCGACTGCATGTCGACGCCCATGTCATCAACCTGGCCGATATCGCGCGTCCGCTCGGCGGCGCGCTGTGGCGCGCGGAACTGCCGACCGCGATCGAAGCGCAACTGCAGGCAATCGAATCAGCCGATCTGGTCATCGCCGCGTCGCCGGTCTATCGCGGCGCTTATCCGGGCCACTTCAAGCACCTGTTCGACCTGATCGGCCAGGAAGCGCTCGCCGACAAGCCCGTGCTGCTCGCCGCCACCGGCGGCAGCGACCGCCATGCACTGGTGCTCGAGCACCAGTTGCGGCCACTGTTCGGCTTCCTGCAGGCACTGACGCTGCCTATTGGCGTTTATGCAACCCCTTCGGATTTCCAGAACTACACGGTGCAGAGTCCCGCGCTGCGCGAGCGTATCCGGCTCGCGGCCGACCGCGCCGCACCATTGTTCGCGGCGCACCGTCGGATTGCATTGAAGGCCGCGTGAGCGCTGAATCCACCGCCCATGCCACACTCTCTTTCTGCTTCACCTTCCGCTCACGCGGCACCGACCTTCTCATTTCTCGCCGAGCGCTTTCGTCCGGTGTTCGCGCAGATCGCTGCCGGCGCACTCGAACGCGAACGCACACGCACATTGGCCCACGACGCGGTTGCACTGCTGCGCGACGCAGGCTTCGGTGCACTACGCGTGCCGCGCGAGCATAGCGGCCTTGGTGCTTCCGCGTCGCAGATGTATGCGCTGCTGATCGAACTGGGCGCGGCCGACTCCAACCTGCCGCAGATCCTGCGCGCGCACTTCGGCTTCATCGAACGGCTGCATGCCGAGATCGCGCCGGCACGGCGCGCGCCGTGGCTTCGGCTCGCGGCGCAGGGCGTCATGTTCGGCAACGCCGCGATGGAGCGCGGCGACGGCCAGCTCGGCCGGTACCGCACGACACTCGCGCCGGACGGCGCCGGAGGCTGGCGCCTCGACGGAGAGAAGTACTACAGCACCGGCACGCTGTATGCGGACTGGATCGCCGTGTCGGCCACCCGCACCGATGACGGCAGCCCAGCCTATGTACTGGTACGGGCCGATGCGGCAGGCGTCGACCGGCTGGACGACTGGCATGGCTTCGGCCAGCGCCTGAGCGCATCGGGCACGACGCGTTTTCTCGACGTTGCGGTTCCCGACGAGCACGTGCTGTCGTTCTCGCGCACGGATCCGACCACGGTCACAGCGTGCTTTCAGCTCGTACACCTGGCCACGCTGGCCGGCATCGCGCGCGCCATCGAGCGCGACGCTGCCGCGTTCGTGCGGCTGCGCAAACGCGTGTACAGCAATGGCAGCGCGGCGACGGCGGCGGAAGACCCGCTCGTGCAGCAGGTAGTCGGCCAGTTGTCCGGCGTCGCCTTTGTCGCACAGGCAACGGTCAGTGCCGTTGCCGCGAAGCTCGACCAGATCGATGCGCTGCGCCAGCGCGGCGAGGTGGTGCCGGATGCCCTCCTGCAGGACGTCGAACTCGATGCATCGCGCGCCCAGGTCGGCATGCTCGACCTGGTCCTCGGCGCGGCCAGCCGGCTGTTCGACGTCGGCGGGGCCTCCGCGCTCGACGCCGCGCACCAGCTCGACCGCCACTGGCGCAACGCACGCACGCTGGCCTCGCACAACCCGGCCATCTACAAGGCACGAATCGTCGGCGACCATGCGATCAACGGCACGGCGCCGACGTATTACTGGTCGGTCGGTACGCGGGCCGCCTGACAAACCGCGCGCCGAATGTTCGCTCCCTCCCGCTAGCCGGAGAGGGAGCAAACATTCGTGGGTTCTACGCCATCAACCACCGCACAGTCACCGCAGCCACCCTTCTAATCTTACTGTGTCATAAAAATTAAGGCATGATATGCCCATCATTTTTCCCTTTGATGGGAGGTGCCATGGGCATATCCAAAGAGTTCGATCGATACATGGCTCACCTGGCTGAAGGGTTGGGTCATGCCGACCGTCACGCAGGATTGACTGGGTATTGCACCGGTCTGATGCTGCCTCTGTCGCGCAAGAGCGTCGAACCCATGGCCGCCCGCGTTGATCCGCTGCGCGCCAGCGCCCGGCACCAAGCCCTGCATCACTTTGTCGCCAAGGCCCAATGGAGTGACCAGCAACTGCTCAATCGCGTGGCGCAGTGGGTGGTGCCGCATATGGACTTCAGCGCTGGCGGCTGGTGGATCGTTGACGACACGGGCTTTCCCAAGAAGGGCGTCCACTCGGTGGGCGTGACACGCCAATACTGCGGGGTGCTGGGCAAGCAGGACAACTGCCAAGTGGCCGTCAGCGTCTCGCTGGCCTGCGAACAAGGCAGCCTACCGGTGGCCTGGCAACTGTACTTGCCCCGCAACTGGGCCGAAGATGCCGAGCGCAGACTCAAGGCCGGGATTCCCGAACACATCGAGTTTGCGACCAAGCCTCAAATTGCCCTGCAACAGATACGGGGCCTGCTCTCTGAAGGAGCACCCAAGCACTGCGTGCTGGCCGACGCAGGCTACGGGATCGACTATGCGTTTCGTCAAGGGCTGACCAATCTGGGCTTGCCCTACGTGGTCGGGATCACCTCGGCCGTGGTGGTCTGGCCACCGGGGGTGGAGCCCCTGCCGCCAAAGCCCTACAGCGGCATGGGCCGTCCACCGGTGATGCCACGGCGCACCGCCAAGAGACAGCCGGTGAGTGTCAAGGCATTGGCGCAGTCCTTGTCCGACAGCGCATTCCAGAACATCAGTTGGCGCGAAGGCAGCAACGAGCGCCTGACGGGCCGCTTTGCGGCGCTGCGGGTACGCTGCGCCGGGGGTAACGTGGGCAAGGCGCGTCTGCTGCCCCAGCAGTGGCTGCTCATCGAGTGGCCCGCAGATCAGGCCGAGCCTGAGAAGTATTACCTGTCCACGCTGCCCGAAACCACGGCACTGAACGATCTGGTGCGCGCTGCGCACATGCGCTGGCGCATCGAGCGCGATTATCAAGATCTCAAGCAGGACCTCGGCCTGGGCCACTATGAGGGGCGGGGTTGGCGGGGCTTTCACCACCACGCCAGCCTGAGCATCGCCGCGTATGGCTTCCTGATGGCGCAGCGACTGAAAGCCGGCAGCAGCGCCGGCGGTAAAAAAAACTTCATCGAATGCCAGGTGCCTGCCATTCCCGAAGATTACGTTCCTCGGGGAAGTCCGGCGCGCGCAGCGTCACGTGCCGAACTCGATCAGGACGCTGCGCCTTCAGTTGAGCGTCGCACTCGCAGGCGCCCTGGGACATTGCCCGCATTGCGCCGCCGTTAGCGTTCGACTACGTTTGTGACACAGTAAGACTAAGCATCCTCGGAAATA from the Cupriavidus sp. WKF15 genome contains:
- a CDS encoding ABC transporter ATP-binding protein → MKPLLSLQELSIRYPDAARPAVANLSLDVGAGETVALVGESGCGKSTTALALLRLLPASAQMRGRVLLEGRDLLTLSERDMTTLRGNTVSMIFQEPMTSLNPVLSVGAQVIETLRLHTALSAQAAHARAVELLDQVRIPEPQRRFHAFPHQLSGGQRQRVMIAMAIACTPKLLVADEPTTALDVTVQAQILELLDTLRRELRMAMLLITHDLGVVARWADRVAVMHDGIKVEEQSARTLFREPAHPYTRGLLGASLSAADGVVPHYRQARLPEIRVDRRADGTPAAFRLERPALRAASSKATGPAPAVLDVEDLHVTHRSGAHATAAVRGVSFSIAAGETVGLVGESGCGKSTLARAVLRLADHDAGRIVFEGTDIAPVERRRMRPWRGAMQLVFQDPYSSLNPRKTVAEVLEGALQIHGVRDRQERRARAAAIIDRVGLPAAVLHRYPHEFSGGQRQRIGIARALIVRPRLLVCDEPVSALDVSVQAQVLNLLADLQAEYGLSCLFISHDLGVVRYIADRILVMREGRLVESGARDEIWQRPAHPYTRSLLASVPRALPA
- a CDS encoding carboxymuconolactone decarboxylase family protein; protein product: MARIHDIDPDALQGEARSTFERVEREYGAFGNMLRVLGHRPPALAHLFGLLLDSARDALITRRHLEIVLVTASRLNACHYCISHHVPRLEALGVAPETVERILEPDVPGLDAVERLVRDYTAQVTTQRVTDTVVARLREHFTEAQVVELTLRAALCAFFARFNEALEIQVEPELLAAEIHAT
- a CDS encoding ABC transporter permease, which produces MTVPLLPPADRRRLRRLLSSPSAVAGAALLAVVLAAALSAGWVFPGDPLEMATEPLLWPGRDAAFPLGSDMLGRDILAGLFHGARASLLIAGVSTALALVLGVAGGVTAGYYGGRADRVFGTLTTFFLTIPSFLFALAIVAVVQPSVWKIALAIGITSWPALGRLVRAEVLRLRHGDMVLASEAVGASHARIIIEDILPNTLTPVLVSASLMVATAILTESSLAFLGLADPNVASWGNMVGAGREVLRTDWYVCALPGLAIVLTVLALNLLGDGLATAFDPREGR
- a CDS encoding ABC transporter permease → MAWRRLLQLAGIVAGMAVVNFFLLRLAPGDAAQVLAGEAGAATPEYLAALRAQFGLDQPLWIQLGKYLWHLAQLDLGYSFRQGMPVLDLILQRLPATLLLMGASIAFAVVIGAGLGVLAAARAGRALDTLISSVALLCFATPLFWVGLMLVLVFSVRLDWLPVGGMFTVEAGLTGWAYAADVARHLVLPAATLCLFYLAVYVRLMRASMIEVRRQDFVRTAVAKGAPAGRVLTRHVLRNALLPLVTMVGVQASSVIGGAVLVETVFSWPGLGRMAFEALYQRDYNLLLGILLCSAVVVVLVNWLIDAVYARVDPRIRLA
- a CDS encoding ABC transporter substrate-binding protein gives rise to the protein MKNPFPPSRPSQLFRPFAFLAPVVLSLPLLGGMLAAPANAAPAAPATEAPRAGGTLTTIIQPEPVILTSALNSAAPTGFFSANVFDGLIEYDNEFKLRPALAQSWDISKDSKTLTFHLRPNVKWHDGKPFTSADVKWTLENVWKKLHPRNQILFGKVTRVDTPDALTVVLHFSEPSLAVLSSLNSNGAQVLPKHLYEGTDILNNPYNNKPVGTGPFIFKEWSKGNYIVLERNPDYWDKGKPYLDKIVFKVIPDASARAAALEKGEVQYAPFNPVPLKDAQRLSQLPSLKLETRGYEWLSPWLFMDVNIDRPYFKDVRVRQALAHAIDLNALNKVVWFGFGKPAVSPVVSTLGQFFNPNVPKYPYDPARAEALLDAAGLKRGADGNRLKIQIDYLPYGDDYKRSAEYIKQALKRVGVDVTVRTQDTPTYTKRVYGDRDFDLAVVWFAGFADPLVGVTRAYRSDTVGKNIPWSNGSGYRGDEANRLIDQAQGSPSQAERVELFRKFQSVVQTDLPSIPLLELRFFTVQASNLRDTVSGVDQVYASLKRAWLAPAGTAVATATTPAAAAAQAAR
- the msuE gene encoding FMN reductase, which encodes MSKPLKIVAVNGSTQQPSRTLALVDALIAELDARLHVDAHVINLADIARPLGGALWRAELPTAIEAQLQAIESADLVIAASPVYRGAYPGHFKHLFDLIGQEALADKPVLLAATGGSDRHALVLEHQLRPLFGFLQALTLPIGVYATPSDFQNYTVQSPALRERIRLAADRAAPLFAAHRRIALKAA
- a CDS encoding acyl-CoA dehydrogenase family protein: MPHSLSASPSAHAAPTFSFLAERFRPVFAQIAAGALERERTRTLAHDAVALLRDAGFGALRVPREHSGLGASASQMYALLIELGAADSNLPQILRAHFGFIERLHAEIAPARRAPWLRLAAQGVMFGNAAMERGDGQLGRYRTTLAPDGAGGWRLDGEKYYSTGTLYADWIAVSATRTDDGSPAYVLVRADAAGVDRLDDWHGFGQRLSASGTTRFLDVAVPDEHVLSFSRTDPTTVTACFQLVHLATLAGIARAIERDAAAFVRLRKRVYSNGSAATAAEDPLVQQVVGQLSGVAFVAQATVSAVAAKLDQIDALRQRGEVVPDALLQDVELDASRAQVGMLDLVLGAASRLFDVGGASALDAAHQLDRHWRNARTLASHNPAIYKARIVGDHAINGTAPTYYWSVGTRAA
- a CDS encoding IS701 family transposase; translation: MGISKEFDRYMAHLAEGLGHADRHAGLTGYCTGLMLPLSRKSVEPMAARVDPLRASARHQALHHFVAKAQWSDQQLLNRVAQWVVPHMDFSAGGWWIVDDTGFPKKGVHSVGVTRQYCGVLGKQDNCQVAVSVSLACEQGSLPVAWQLYLPRNWAEDAERRLKAGIPEHIEFATKPQIALQQIRGLLSEGAPKHCVLADAGYGIDYAFRQGLTNLGLPYVVGITSAVVVWPPGVEPLPPKPYSGMGRPPVMPRRTAKRQPVSVKALAQSLSDSAFQNISWREGSNERLTGRFAALRVRCAGGNVGKARLLPQQWLLIEWPADQAEPEKYYLSTLPETTALNDLVRAAHMRWRIERDYQDLKQDLGLGHYEGRGWRGFHHHASLSIAAYGFLMAQRLKAGSSAGGKKNFIECQVPAIPEDYVPRGSPARAASRAELDQDAAPSVERRTRRRPGTLPALRRR